Within the Haloplanus sp. GDY1 genome, the region GACCTTGCGTTCTCGGTTGCCGGGAGCTACGTAAGTCTCATGCTCATCCGAGTAATTCAGGGGATCGCCGCCGCCCTTACGATCACTGCCAGCATTGCGCTTGTGAACGAACTGAGTGCATCGAAGAGTCGTGGTGGAAACATGGGTGTCTACAACGCCTTGCGACTTACGGGATTTGGTGCTGGACCACTCGCTGCAGGTGTCATCGTTGAAGGCGGACCGTATCAACTGTCGTTCGGAACCAATATTCAGGTGAGCGGATTTGATGCTGCGTTTGCAACTGCGGCATTCGCCGCGCTAGCGAGTATTCTATTAGTCCAAGTACTGGTCTCCGATCCGGAAGAGACGATGCCGACAAGCGACGATGTTGCTTTAGCCGTTCGAGATCAAACCGGCCGTCACCTGTTGGATCCGATTTTCACGTTGGGGCTGGCCACCCTTGCCATGTCGACATGCATCGCGCTATTAGCGCCGATACAGCCGACAGTAAATAACCGACTCGGTCAGGGGGCGATTCTCTTCTCGATTCAGTTTGCAGCGTTTATCGGCGCACTAGCGGTGACACAACCGATTGTTGGAACGGCCAGTGACCGGCTCGGACGCCGATTGTTCATCATTGCAGGACTGGCCTTCCTCGTCCCAACTACTCTCGTCCAAGGTATAGTCGTCGAGCCGTGGCAGATGATCGTGGCTCGGATTCTTCAGGGAGTGAGCGGGGCGATGGTCTTTGCACCAGCACTCGCCTTAGCCGGGGACCTAGCAAAAAAGGGCCAATCCGGTGCACAGCTTTCCGTCCTTACGGTTGCATTCGGGCTCGGAATCTCTTTTGGTCAAGTTATATCCGGCTTTCTCATCAGATACGGATTTATCACTCCATTTGCTTTCGGTGGTGCGCTCGCGGTGATTGGGTTCGTACTCGTGTCGACTCAAGTCGAAGAGCCGACTGCAGAATCCAGCGTACAGACTACTGGCCCAGCAGACTAGTGAGTATGCGATACTTCTCGAGCGTTAAGACGTCAGCCAGAGGCTGCCGCTATTCCATCTCGCTCCCGCCGTTGACGGGCGTATAGGTCCCGGTCACGAACTGGGCGTCCTTACCGGAGAGTGCGGCAATCGCGTGGGCGACATCCTCGGGTTGAGCCACCCGATCCATCGGAGTCTGTGACGCGACGTGCTCGCGTACCTCGTCGATGCGATCAGCCGTGGCGTCAGTTTCGACCAGTCCCGGCGCCACGACGTTCGCGGTGATGCCGTGGGGACCGTACTCTTGGGCGATGTATTTGGCGAACGTGTCAAGGCCGCCCTTGGCCGTGCCGTGGGCGATAAATCCCGGTGTCGGACTCTCGCCGGCACCGCTCGAGACGTACACCAAGCGGCCGTACTCCTGCTCGACCATGTGTGGTAACACCGCTTTCGAGACGGTGAAGGCAGCCTTGAGTTCCGCGTCGAGTTTCGACGAGAACTCATCCCAACTCATCGACTCGAATGGCTCGACCGCAAACGGCATGTTCGCGTTGTTGACGAGCACGTCGATCCGCCCCCACTGGTCGAGGACGCCCTCAACCATTCGCTCGACCGCGTCCTCGTCTCGAACGTCGGCTTGCGCGACGAGTGCCTCGCCGCCGGCGTCACGGATCTCCTCAGCCACCGCGTGCGCTTCCGTCTCGCTAGAGCGATAGTTGATGACGACCTTCGCGCCACGGTCGGCGAGCAGTTTCACCGTCTCAGCTCCGATTCCGCGGCTACTTCCTGTCACTAGTGCCACACGGTCAGCAAACTCAGACTCAGACATCGTCCGATTTGTTGCCGTTGGCGGGCAAGAATCTGTCGTATGACGATTTCTACAGTGTTGAGAGGGATATATCTGAGCTGATATAAAATAGCAGAATCAAATTGTGGATTTCAGAGTAGCGACAAACCGACCCTCGACCCGAGGGCACTCTCCGGTATCGCTGGTCTGCTTTGAATCGACCTGAAAAGGCGAGCTATGGCCTTATATTCCCAAATTTCATAGATTGTATCATGGTATATCGACTCGTGCGTGGGTGTCCGAAACCCGACGAATTTCCCGAGCTGCGTGAACGAATTGATACTGGTGAAATCGAGCAGATGAATCCCTTCGGACGTGCAATGACAACGTCTCTAAACAATGCACGTTTCGACCCAGATACGGGAGAGGCTGTCTGGGTCGAGGAGGATTACTGTACGCCACCGCTCGCAATGGAACGTGAAGTTCTGGGCCAGTATTTCGACGACCTCGTAGTGGTTGAGGAGAATGTAAGGGAGACAGAAGGCTGGGAACGAATCGAAAAGTACCCACCGCTATGGGACGAGATCGCTGGTGAAGCGTAGACATCCGATGTGTAGATCTATCCGAGACAGGCCAAACTATCCCCCATCGTTATCATGGGCAACTTCCTCAGGCTGTAGTAATTGGATATGACGAGGACTAGTCGACCGGAGATTCCCGAAGAAACCTACGAGGACCTGATGCAAGCGACTGCTCGTGCGCTGTGTGAACACGGGTACAGCCGCCTCCGGGTACGAGACATTGACGAGTATTTCGGGAAAAGCCGTCAGCTTATCAATCACTACTACGACGGCAAAGACGATCTGATCGAGGCTGTTCTCAAGTATCTACTGGAAGAGTATGAGCGTGGGATTGCGGTCGGAGATGACGTTGACCCCGAACAGCAACTCGACAGCTACATTCAGCAATTTTTCTATGGACCGGATCTCGAGAACTTCGACCATTGGGCGTTCGTCACGGCACTCATCGAACTTCGCTCACAGGCACAACACTACCCCCGGCATCAAGAATTACTACTGGAGAATTACTTCCATCTCAAAGGGATTCTCGTCGCGATCATCGAAAGAGGGATTGAGGAAGGAGAGTTCCAAGATGTCGATGCAGATACGTTTGCGACCGCCATCAACGATGTCATCTCCACATCCCGAATGCGAAAAGTATGTCTCGGTGATGACGAAGCAATCGAAAGAGGCCGTGAAATCCTCGATAGGATCATTCTCCCACAACTACTCGGTGAACTAGACGGCAACTGATCGGACTTCTGGTGCTGGACGTGCCAGTAACATCTACCGGTTGGTTCAGTCATTTCAGTATTATTCGAATAGCCCTGCCACATACCGTCTCTGTATGCAACAGATCCATCTGAAAACCATCAATAATTTAATACAATACCAACCTGTCAGAAAGGTATTCCCAGCGATCAGAGTGTCTACTTGCCGCCGGCATGAGGGTAGCGACCCATCTACTCAGCGTGAAGCCAGGAGCCGGGGCGCAGAACCCATTTAGCGGGTGAGCGACTACACAAGGTAATGGACGACGAGTCGCCTTCCGCACAGACCCAATCTCGTATCTACACGGCGCCGCGAACGGATGTCTCGCAGAACCAGGGCAAGTTTCGGATCCACTTCAATTTCCCTGGACGGGCCGTCCCCGACCATGACGATCACGGCTACGGGCCGCTCGCGACGGTCGTGGAGTCGTTCATGGACCCCGGCACCCTGATTCGGATGCACCAGCACCAAAACGAGGAGATCATCTCGTGGGTCCCCGAGGCCGTGATGCGCCACGATGACCGCCAGGGCAACCAGCTGGTCACCGATTCCGACCATCTGATGGTGATGAACGCCGGCAGCGGCTTCTGGCATTCCGAGGAGACGCTCGCCGACGACCCGCCGCTGCGAATGCTCCAGATTTTCGTCCGCCCGCACAGCCTCAACCTAGAACCGGGCATCCAGCACGAACCGATTCCCGACCCGGTCGCCGGCGAGTGGAGCCACCTGTTCGGCCCTAAAGGCACCAACGCCCCGCTGTACGTACGGAACGATGTCGATTTCTACGACTGCCGCCTCGCCGCCGGGGCCACGACCACGCTCCCGTCGCAATCTGGCCGCCACACCTACCTGTACGTGTTCGACGGGGCCGTTGAGGTCGGCGATGAGCCGGTCGGGTACACAGAGAGCGCACTCGTGACCGGCGACGACGACGTGGCCGTCACGGCAACCGAGGACGCCACTATTGTCGCGTTCAGCATCAACCCGGACTCGCCGGTCACGCGCCAGGGCACCATCGGCCGCTGAGACACCGGCGGACCGACTGTGGATTGTTTTTCTGCCCCCTGAGAGGGTGAGGACTTCAGCGAACGCCCTCCAGTCAGGTGATTTCCGTGAGTCAACAACAGTCACCGAGCGATGTCTCGATCGACGAGATTCCCGTCGATATCGCGAACACGCAGTCCGGCGACATCCACGCAAGCGACGTTCCTGAGGAGATCCAGTCGCTGATCCGTGCGCTGGCGAGTACGGAGCCGCCGACGAACCCGCTCGTCGTGCTGAAAGCGGCGCGCTGGTGGTATATCCATGGGAAGGGCGGAGCTGATCCTGCGTTTCAGTGGGCAGTCGAGTGGGCCCGTCACCTCGCGACCGACACGCCCAGCGACGTGGATCGGTTCGACGAGTTCCTCAAGTATCTCGTCACAGTCGGCTTCGCGGACGATACAGCCGAGCTTCGATAGCGTTCCTCGAGGGTTGTTCATCCGCCCCTGAGGGGTGCGGCGCGTTCTGAACTGGCGAAATCGCGTTCAACCGATTCAGTGACCACTATGTCCACGACCAGAGACTCGTCGGTCTCCTTCGACCAGACCGACACGCGATCCGACGAGATGAACAGTCCCATCGAACAGTGGATCGACGACCTCGTCGCCGGCGTCGACGACGCACAGGCCAGCGCCGAGTTCCAGGAGTGGCTGGACGTCCAGAGCCGCTTCCACGACTACTCCTACCGGAACACGCTGCTCATCAATCGGCAGTGTCCCGAGGCGAACCGGTGACGGGCTACCGTACGTGGCAGGAGGAGTTCGAACGCCACGTCAAGGAGAGCGAATCGGCCATCTGGATCTGGGCACCGATCATCACCAAGCAGTGTCCAGGGTGCGAAAACTCGCCGAGCTACCACGAGGACAGTGACTGTGAGTACGACGAGACGCCACCAAAAGAGTGGTTCGAGGGCCTGGTCGGTTTTAAGCCCGCGCCGGTGTTTGATGTCTCCCAGACCGAAGGTGAGCCATTTCCCGACCTAGACACAGAAGCGACTGGAGACGCCGCCGACCTCGTCGAACAGTTGACTGTCGCCGCTGACGGCCTCGGCGTGACGGTGCAATCGTTCCAGCCGAGGAGTGGACTCACAGCGAGGCGAAGGGCATCTGCGAGCAGCTGAGTCTCGTCGATATGCAACCGCGGGTCGAGATGCGTGATCGGGAGAACGATGCCGACCTTGCGCGGACACTGATCCACGAGTACGCACACGCCCTGCTCCACTTCGACGTCGATGACCTCCTCCATCAGTACGTCTCGACCCTCGTCGGCCGTTCGTTCAGCCTGACGAACGTTCTCGTAGCCGAGGTTGCGGAACACGTCCCCCATCAAATCCTCGAACTCGACTCCAGAGAGGTCGTCCAAGACAGCCATCCGAGATGGGTGAAGAGTAAGTGGCGACTGTCAAATACGTTACTGAATTTATGACCAAAGAGACATCATCAAACCTATTGACACCAGGATCAATATCACAGCAGAGGCAGTTATTTCGGTTGATGGACAACCAAGCGAGATGCTCCTCACTGTGAATGGCTGGCTTCGCTCCTTAGTAACAGAGAGAAGTTACCCCACACGAAATAAAGTCCGATGTGTGGGGTAACTTCAGATGTCATCAACGCTATATCGCTGAATCACTCATCGCGCAGGACGCGGGGCTGGCTCGTAGCGCTCGATTTCAGCGATCTTCTCAACCCGGTTGTAGATGACTCGGAGGGTCTCCTGTGCGCGCAGGAGCCTGTGCTCCTCAAGGAATCGACGCCCTTCCTCGATAATCCCGTAGAAGGTGTACGGCAGGTCGTTCTGACGGCGCTCCTCGGGGAGTTCGACTTTCTCGACGATGCCCGTCTCGACGAGGCGCGGCAGATGCTGGCGGATCGTTGTTTGACTCCGGCTCGGATTGACGTAGTCCAACTCCTTCAGCGTCGGCAGCCCCGACGGATGCCCGAGAATGTCCTGGACGAGCGAAAATCGCGTCTCCCGGGTGACGAGGTTGAGCCGCTCGCGAACGGTGGCGCGATCTTCTGCCCGCGAATCCGTCGCCCATGATGTTTGTCGAAGGTCGAAAATCGAGGAATCAGCCGGAACACGGAGTAACGCAGTAGTTTACACATCGATAACGGGGAGTGTACGTCGCCGAATCTCAAAGTTACCCCACAAATTGATGTGATACGCCGTTGTGGGGGTAACTATGGCCGAGGACGTCCCGGAGAAACCGCCCGCACCGGAGTTGCCGAAGTATCTTCGCGAACCACTCGAGAACCAATCCCCGGAACGGTTGGAAGTAGTCGCGGCGTACGCGGCTGATTTGGCGGAATGGAAACGCCGACAGCGGGAGGAAGAACTCGAGCGTCGACGAGCCGAGGACGAGGTCGATGAGGAAGAACTCGAGGAACTGGACGAGCGCGAGATCTCGACGGATCCAGAGGATTACGAAGACGTCCCGACGAATGGTGCGTACATCACGGTGAAGGAGACAAAGCCGGGATATCGTTATTATTATTTTCAATGGAGGGAGGGAGATACGTGGAAAAACGAATATATTGGGCCCGTGAATCCGAAAGAATAGTACATTCAGAATTACGTTGTTTTCTCTCCATTCTGTGCGAATTCATCTGGCGAACAGTCTTTCCACAGCCCTTCATACGTTCGGTGGCAACCACTACAGAGAGTGATCAGATTTGAGGGTTGATTCATACTGTCGTAATCAACGGATTCGGTAGACACGAACTCGTGAGCAGGTCTAATATGGTGAACGTGAAGATCGCGGGGCGTTTCATTTCGATTGATCTTGCAGATCCGACAGGCGTAGTTATCACGTTGAATGATCTCTTCACGTCGTGAACGCCAGTTAGAGCCATAGTAACAATTCCAAGAATGCCGAAGGGAACTCCGAGGTTCATATCCAGCCAATCGGATGGCTCTATTCCACGAATCAAAGTATGCCCAGTAAGTAGCGCTCGAGAACTTTCCCAATTCGTCCATCTGGGTGGTTGAAGGGACGTGTCCGAGTTCGTCGTGCAGTCGTTGGAGTTCAGCTAATAGACTCGCTAAATCAATTTCACGCACGACAGTAGGCTCGTAACCAGCCTCGGTAAGCGCCCGATTCCAACTCCCGAATCGCGTGGTAAACGTCCTGATACTATGTTTGCTGAAGCGAACAATATCTGGTGCTGTTGGCACGTGTCCAAGTTCCTCGTATAGAGAGTGAATCTCGGGCAGCAAGTCTTCTTTCGTGAGGCTACGGTCACGTTGTGGTTCATAGCCTGCCGCGCGAAGAGCATCTGCCCACGTCCCATAATAATGCTGGTAGGTCGTCACACTAAACACACCACAGTCATCCATCTCATCGGGAGTAGGGGGACGACCAATGTCGTCGTTCAGTTGATTTATAACTGAGATTAGGGTGCTTCGCTTCTCGTCCTCTGTATGATATCGGAAGTGAATACGAGCACCGTGCTTCGAATCAAAGACATCGTCACACTCCTCAACAGGACATGCCGACGAAGCCATGCCGTCACGAGAGTCGGGAAAGAGTCGCCCCATTGAGTGTGATTGGCTCGGAATAGTATATGAAGGATTGGAGGAGGTAAGAACCCGATCAGGAGGCGGAACGATGTGATCCGACATATTCCAGACAGACGGTGAAGGAATTCTAATATCGGCCACGCGCGAGTCAGGGATACACATCGATAGAGGAGTACTAATCCAATCGCTACATATCGATAGAGGGGTGTGCGGAAGCAAAGCAAGCTGGCGAACACATCGATAGCGGTGCGTGTGCTGCGAAGCAGGCGGTAGATGATTGAGTTCGAAACGTATCGAGACGAGTGATGATATGCCGTCGGTCAGCGGGCCAGTTCGCAGAAGCGGTCAATCCAAGATCGCCGATTTCTACCGATAGAGTCGATATCAAGTTCGAATACACATCGATAGAGGTGTGTGACGTGCGTCTGACGCAAGCGGGCTCTATGAACTCGGCACTCGAG harbors:
- a CDS encoding MFS transporter, which codes for MVDTDRRVVVLGIARMADAVGNSFLIVVLPLYVASGAVTGGTFGLTEAFVSGLVLALFGFVSSVVQPIAGRLSDRAGKRKLFVIVGLAILALTDLAFSVAGSYVSLMLIRVIQGIAAALTITASIALVNELSASKSRGGNMGVYNALRLTGFGAGPLAAGVIVEGGPYQLSFGTNIQVSGFDAAFATAAFAALASILLVQVLVSDPEETMPTSDDVALAVRDQTGRHLLDPIFTLGLATLAMSTCIALLAPIQPTVNNRLGQGAILFSIQFAAFIGALAVTQPIVGTASDRLGRRLFIIAGLAFLVPTTLVQGIVVEPWQMIVARILQGVSGAMVFAPALALAGDLAKKGQSGAQLSVLTVAFGLGISFGQVISGFLIRYGFITPFAFGGALAVIGFVLVSTQVEEPTAESSVQTTGPAD
- a CDS encoding SDR family NAD(P)-dependent oxidoreductase; the protein is MSESEFADRVALVTGSSRGIGAETVKLLADRGAKVVINYRSSETEAHAVAEEIRDAGGEALVAQADVRDEDAVERMVEGVLDQWGRIDVLVNNANMPFAVEPFESMSWDEFSSKLDAELKAAFTVSKAVLPHMVEQEYGRLVYVSSGAGESPTPGFIAHGTAKGGLDTFAKYIAQEYGPHGITANVVAPGLVETDATADRIDEVREHVASQTPMDRVAQPEDVAHAIAALSGKDAQFVTGTYTPVNGGSEME
- a CDS encoding TetR/AcrR family transcriptional regulator, which gives rise to MQATARALCEHGYSRLRVRDIDEYFGKSRQLINHYYDGKDDLIEAVLKYLLEEYERGIAVGDDVDPEQQLDSYIQQFFYGPDLENFDHWAFVTALIELRSQAQHYPRHQELLLENYFHLKGILVAIIERGIEEGEFQDVDADTFATAINDVISTSRMRKVCLGDDEAIERGREILDRIILPQLLGELDGN
- a CDS encoding pirin family protein produces the protein MDDESPSAQTQSRIYTAPRTDVSQNQGKFRIHFNFPGRAVPDHDDHGYGPLATVVESFMDPGTLIRMHQHQNEEIISWVPEAVMRHDDRQGNQLVTDSDHLMVMNAGSGFWHSEETLADDPPLRMLQIFVRPHSLNLEPGIQHEPIPDPVAGEWSHLFGPKGTNAPLYVRNDVDFYDCRLAAGATTTLPSQSGRHTYLYVFDGAVEVGDEPVGYTESALVTGDDDVAVTATEDATIVAFSINPDSPVTRQGTIGR
- a CDS encoding transcriptional regulator produces the protein MFDLRQTSWATDSRAEDRATVRERLNLVTRETRFSLVQDILGHPSGLPTLKELDYVNPSRSQTTIRQHLPRLVETGIVEKVELPEERRQNDLPYTFYGIIEEGRRFLEEHRLLRAQETLRVIYNRVEKIAEIERYEPAPRPAR
- a CDS encoding homing endonuclease associated repeat-containing protein, yielding MCIPDSRVADIRIPSPSVWNMSDHIVPPPDRVLTSSNPSYTIPSQSHSMGRLFPDSRDGMASSACPVEECDDVFDSKHGARIHFRYHTEDEKRSTLISVINQLNDDIGRPPTPDEMDDCGVFSVTTYQHYYGTWADALRAAGYEPQRDRSLTKEDLLPEIHSLYEELGHVPTAPDIVRFSKHSIRTFTTRFGSWNRALTEAGYEPTVVREIDLASLLAELQRLHDELGHVPSTTQMDELGKFSSATYWAYFDSWNRAIRLAGYEPRSSLRHSWNCYYGSNWRSRREEIIQRDNYACRICKINRNETPRDLHVHHIRPAHEFVSTESVDYDSMNQPSNLITLCSGCHRTYEGLWKDCSPDEFAQNGEKTT